Within the Nocardioides humi genome, the region CGCGGCCGAGGCGGTGCTCTACCTGCACGCGGCGTACCCCGGCGCCACCATCCACTGCGTCCACTCCGGCTACGGCTACGTCACCTCCGACATGACCCCCTACGCCAACCGGATCTTCGACCCCTCCGCCGTGGACGACTACTTCTTCGCCCCGGCCGAGAACCGCCGCGAGCTGTTCGAGCGCCACCACACCACCAACTACTCGGCGGTGAACCCGAACACGATCGACCGGATCTTCGACGCCGACTACGCCGACCGGTGCGCCGGCCGGCAGCGGCTGGTCTGGCACAAGGCGTCCCGGCTCACCGAGCTCCGCGCCGACCGCGACGGCGTCGACCTCGGCATCTCGAGCCTGCTCACCGGCGGCGACGTGTCCGTCCGCGTGGACGCCGTGGTCTGCGGCACCGGCTACCGCGCGCTCGACCCGAGCACCCTGGTCGCCGGCCACGAGCGGCTGCTGGTGCGCGACGAGGACGGGCGGCCGCTGGCGAACCGCGACTACTCCGCGGTGCTCGCGCCCGAGTCGCGCGCGCGGCTGTTCCTGGTCGGCCAGACCAACCACACCCACGGCATCTCCTCGACCCTGCTGTCCAATGTCGCGGTCCGCGCCGGCGAGCTGGCCGACACGATCCGCGAGGCGGCCACGGTGCGCACGGGCGGCGCGGGATGAGTGCGATCGAGGCCGAGGACCTCCGGGCGTCGTACGGCGACGGGGCGGACGCCGAGGTGCTCAAGGGAATCAGCACGTCGATCCCGCGCGGGCGGCTGACGGTGATCGTCGGGCCGAACGGCTCCGGCAAGTCGACCCTGCTGATGACGCTGGCCCGGATCATGGCGCCCAGCGGCGGCGTGGTGCGGGTCGAGGGCCGCGACAGCGCGGGCCTGCGCGGCCGCGAGCTGGCCCGGCTGCTGGCGCTGCTGCCGCAGGAGGCCACCGCGCCCGAGGGCATCCGGGTCTGGGAGCTGGTCAGCCGCGGCCGGCATCCGCACCGCGGGTTCTGGCAGCCGCTCGGCGCCGAGGACCACCGCGCCGTCGAGGAGGCGCTGGAGCTGACCGGCTGCCGTGAGCTCGCGCAGCGCCGGATGGTCGAGCTGTCCGGCGGTCAGCGGCAGCGGGTGTGGATCGCCCTGGCCCTCGCCCAGCGCTCGCCGGTCCTGCTGCTCGACGAGCCGACCGCGCACCTGGACCTCTCGCACGCCCTCGACGTGCTCGACATCGGCGTCCGGCTCACCGCCGCCGGCAAGACCGTGGTCACCGTGCTGCACGACCTCAACCTCGCCGCGCGCTACGCCGACCGGATCATCGTCGTCGACGGCGGGCAGGTCGTCGGCGCCGGAGCGCCGACCGAGGTGATCACGCCGGAGCTGGTGGGCGAGGTGTTCGGCGTCGCGGCGCTCGTCGTACCGGACCCGGAGACGGGCTCGCCGCTCGTTGTCCCGCGCGCCCAGCACGGCCCGGCCGCCGTCCGCGCCGCCGTGGAGGCCGCGACCGACATCGGAGGTGCTGCGTGAGCACGACCCTCACCGCGGACGGCGTGCTGGCGGACCTCGCCGCCGCCGCGCGTCTCGAGATCCACGAGATCGACGGGGAGGACACCCTCTTCGACCTCGGCATCGACTCGGTCCGGCTGATGGCCCTGGTGGAGCGCTGGCGTGGGGCCGGCGCGGACATCGAGTTCAGCGAGCTCGCCGAGAACCCCACCGTCGCCGGCGTCCAGCGCCGGCTGATCCCGAGAATCAAGGAGACACGATGACCCCGACCACCCACGCGCGCGTCCGCCGCCGAGGACCGTTCGTCGCCACCGGTGCTGCACTGGCCGCCGCCGCGCTGGCCTCGACCCTGCTGGCCGGCTGCGGCACCGAGGACGACGCCGACGCCGCCGTACCCGAGATCGCCCCGGCGGCGAAGTGTGACGCCGACGTCGTCGTGGCCGAGGGCGAGGGGACCCGCACCGTCGCCACCGCGTTCGGCGACGTCGAGATCCCCGCCGACCCGCAGCGGGTGGTGGCGCTCGAGGGCGGCGCCGGCCCGGCGCTCGAGTCGGGCGTGGTGCCGGTCGGCATCGCCGACGACTACGCCGAGTCCTACCTGCCCGGGGAGTACGACCAGGTCAAGGACCTGCCGCTCGTGCTCACCCCGACGGCTGGGACTTCGACAAGCTCGCCTCGCTCGAGCCCGACCTGATGATCGGCTTCGTCCGCGGCGGCACCGAGGAGGAGCTCAGCCAGGACAAGGTGCGCGAGTGGAAGCGGCTCAGCAAGCTCGCGCCGACCGTGCTGATCCGGTCCAACGGCTCGGGCCAGACCAAGGACGTCAGCTGCGCGCTGCAGGTCGCGCTCGGCCACGCCGACGACGCGGACGCCGCGAAGCAGGCCTACGAGGACAAGGCCGCCGAGATCCGCGAGAAGTACGCCGACGTGCTCGCCGAGAACACCTTCGTGGCGCTCGACGCCTACGAGGACGAGGTCTCGGTCTTCTCGCCGATCTCCTGGATCGGCGACGTGCTCGCCGACGCCGGAGCGACCCCGCTCCCGCTGGTCGCCGACGAGACCACCGAGAACGCCGCCTTCCTCTCCACCGAGGAGCTGCGCCAGGTCGACGACGCCACCGTCGTCCTCTACTCCGAGACCGTCGACGGCGAGCTCGACCTGGGGGCGGTCGACCTGCAGAAGGCGCCGACGTACGCCGAGCTGACCGCGGTGAAGGCCGGCCACGCGTACGGCGTGCCGTACTTCTTCGCCGACCGCTACGCCACCGGCCTGGAGACCCTGCAGGCGCTCGAGGAGATCCTGCAGGACCTGCAGGGCTGACCATGACGACGACCCGACCGATCGAGCTCACCGAGGCGCAGCAGGGCGTCCTGGCCGCCCAGCTGATCGACCCCTCCTCCGCGGCGTTCACCGTGGGGGAGGCGGTCGTGCTGGAGGCCGGGCCCGGCACCGACCTGGACGACGAGCGGCTCCGTGCCGCCATCGCCCGGGCCTGCGCCGAGGCCACCGGCATGTGGCTCGACCTGTCGGGTGACCCCACGGGGACGGCGGCCGCGCTCCGGTCGCCGTCCGCGGAGGGCGTCGCCGTCGGCCTGATCGACCTGTCCGACCGGGCGGACCCGGACGCGGCCGCCGAGGAGTACCTCGCCGCCGCCATGGCGCAGCCCTTCGACCTCGGCGGCTTCCCGCTGTACGAGCAGACCGTGCTGCGCCTGGGCCCGCGCCGTCGTACCTGGCTGTTCCGGGCGCACCACGTCATCCTCGACGGCTACGCGATCCACCAGGTGATCCGCCGGACGCTGGCGCTGTACGCCTCGACGGACCAGGCGCCGGAGGACGTCGGCTGGGCGCACCCCGACGAGGTCGTCGCCGAGCAGCGCCGCTACCTCGGGAGCGCGGCCTTCGAGCGCGACCGTGCCGCCTGGGCCGAGCGGCTCGCGGGCGAGCCCACGCCGTCGCGGCTGCTGGGCTCCGCGGTGCCCGGCGGGCCGGCCGTGCGCTGCCGGGCCGAGAGCCGGGTCGACGGGCCCTCGGTCGATGCCGCGGCCGCGGCGCTCGACGCGACCTGGGCCGACCTGGCCATGGCCGCCACCGTGCTCCATCTGGCCCGGCACCAGCCCGCGTCCGGTGACGGGCCGGCGGACGTCGTCCTCGGCGTCCCCTCATGAACCGGCTCGGCTCGGCGGCCGCGCGCTGCCCCGCGATGGTGACCAACGTGCTGCCGCTGCGGGTCGCCGTCGACCCGGCCGCCGATCTCGTCACCCTCGTCGACCGGGTCGCGGCCGCCGCGGGCGCCGTGCGCCGGGGCGGCCGCTACCGCGCCGAGCGGCTCCAGCGCGACCTCGGCCTGCTGGTCTCCGGCAACCCGCTCACCCTGGCCGAGCTCAACATCAAGCTCTTCGACGCCCCGGTCGAGGTGCCGGGCGTCGCCGTCACCGTGCGCAACCTCGCCGAGGGCCCGCTCGACGACCTCTCCTTCTCCGTCGGCCGCACGCCCGACGGCGTGATCGGCTGGGTCGCGTCCGGGCCCGCCGGCGCGGCGGAGGACGAGGTCCGCGGACATCTCGATGGCGTGACGGCGCTCTTCGAGGAGCTCGTCGCCGCCGCCGGTACGACGGCGGTCGGCTCGATCGGTGCGTCGGCCCCGGCCGTGATCGAAGGCCCCGCCCTGGGCGCCTGGCCCGACCCCGCGGAGCGCTTCGCGCAGTCCGTCGCCGCCCACCCCGACCGGACCGCCCTCGTCTCCGACGGTACGACGTGGAGCTACCGCGCCCTCGACGAGCGGGTCGCCGCGGAGGCCGGCCGGATCCGGGCCGCCGGTGCCGGGATCGGCGACCTGGTCGCGGTCGACCTGCCGCGCGGAGCGGACTATGTCGTCGCGCTGCTCGCCCTGCACCGGCTCGGCGCGGTCGCCGTGGCGCTGGACGCCGAGTGGCCTGAGACCCGGCGGCGGGAGATGCTCGGCCGGCTGGGGGCGTCGTACACGCTCTCTGGGCTGGGGGAGGTCGCCGGTGACCCGGTGACCGCGCCGGTGCCCGTGCCCGCCGACGCGCTCGCCTACGTCATCCACACCTCCGGCTCGACCGGGTTCCCCAAGGCCGTCGGCATCACCCGCGCCGGACTGGGCCACTTCGTAGCGCACCACGAGCGGGTCGGGCTCTTCGCCGAGGCGCCGGCCGACCGGCCGCTGCGCGTCGCCCAGACCCTCGCGCTCGCCTTCGACGGCAGCTGGGACACGCTCCAAGGCGTGCTGCTGGGCCACGAGGTCCACCTCGTCGACCGCGACACCGGCCGCGACCCGGCGGCCCTCCGCGCGCTCCTCGCCGCCGAGCGGATCGACCTGATCGACACCATGCCGTCCTTCGTCGCGGCGCTCCTCGACGAGGGCCTGCTCGACGACGGGCAGCCCGCACCGAGCCGGATCAGCGTCGGCGGGGAGGCCTGCTCGACCGCCCTCTGGCAGCGGCTGCGCGCCTGTCCCGGGCTGCGGGTGCTCAACCTGTACGGCCCGACCGAGTTCACCGTCGACGCCCTCGGCGCGACCGGCGCCGACACCGACCGGGCCGTCATCGGCCGGCCGCTCGCCGACACCACGGCGCTGGTGCTCGACCGCCACCTCCAGCCGGTTCCGGCGGGCGTGCGCGGCGAGCTCTACCTCGCCGGCGTGCAGGAGGCGCGCGGCTACCTCGGCCAGTCCGGGCTGACCGCCGAGCGCTTCGTCGCCAACCCGTACGGCCCGCCGGGCAGCCGGATGTACCGCACCGGCGACGTCGTCTCGGTCGGCCCCGACGGCCTGGTCCGCTACCACGGCCGCCGCGACGGCCAGGCCAAGATCCGCGGCTTCCGGGTCGAGCCCGCCGAGGTCGAGGCCGCGCTCGCCGCGCTGCCCGGCGTCAGCACGGCCGCCGTCGTGGTCGGCGACCAACGGCTGCTGGGCTACGCCGTCCCCGGACCCGGTACGACGCTCGACGGCGCCACCCTGCGCGCCGCGCTCGCCGAGCGGCTGCCCGCCCACCTCGTGCCGGCGCACGTCGTGGTCCTCGACGCGCTCCCGGTCACCACGACCGGCAAGCTCGACGCGTCGGCCCTCCCGCAGCCCACCGCCGACCCGTCCGCGGCCGGGCGCGCGCCCGCCGGTCCTGCCGAGCAGGCCGTCGCGGCCGCGGTCGCCGAGGTGCTGCCGGAGGCCGGCGAGCTCGGCGCCGACAGCGACTTCTTCGCGCTCGGCGGCGACAGCATCACCGCGATCCGCGCCGTCGCCGCGCTGCGCCGCGCGGGCTGGACGAGCAGCGTGCGCGACGTCTTCCGGCTGCGCACCGTCGCCGGGATCGCGGCCGCCGCGGTCCGTGCCCCCGACGCCGGCTCCGCCGCGCCGACCGCGCCCGCCGCACCCCAGTCGCTCGTCGAGCTGGACGCGAACCAGATGGGCCAGCTCGGCGACCTGCTCGCCCGTCGTACCCGCCGGAAGGCCTCGCTATGACCCAGCCGCTCCTGTGGCCCGTCACCCCGCTCCAGGCGGGACTGGTCGCGCTCGCCCAGCTGCGCGAGCCCGGCGAGGTCGACCCCTACGTCGGCCAGTCCCTGCTGCGGATCGACGGACCGGCCGACCCCGCGGCGCTGGAGCGGGCGGTGGAGACGCTGACCGAGGCGCACCCCAACCTGCGCGCCGGCTTCGGTATGGACCTCGACGTCGACCCGGTGCAGTTCGTCGCCGACGACGTGCCGGTCGACCTCCGGGTCCACCCGCTGGCTCCGGGCGAGGACCCGCGGGCGCTCGCCGCGGCCGAGCTCGCCGAGCCCTTCGACCTCGGCGACCCGCCGCTCGTGCGCTGGCTGCTGCTCCACGACGAGCGGCCGGACGAGCCGTCGTGGCTGGTCCTGACCGCCCACCACGCGGTGCTCGACGGCTGGTCGATGCCGCTGCTCGTCGCCGCCCTGGCCGAGCACCACCGGGCCGTCCTCGCGGGTGCCCCGGCGCCGGCGGCCGCGGCGGACTACAGCCGGTTCCTCGCGTGGGTGGGCGCGCAGCCCGCGGCCGCCGCCGACGCCCACTGGGCCGGGCGGTTCGGCGGACTGGAGCTGACCGGCACCGCCCCGTGGCTGGGCCGTGATCTGGCTGACGCGACGGGGGAGAGCGCCCCGCGTCGTACCTCCCTCCGGGTCGACGGCGACACCGTCGCCCGTCTTCGCGAGCAGGCCGCCGCGGTCGGCACCACGCCCGCGGCCGTCGCGCGTGCCGCCTGGGGATTGACCCTCGACCACCTCGCCGGGATCGCGCCCGGCAGGGGCGCCGCCGTCTTCGCGACGACCGTCTCCGGGCGTCCGGAGGAGGTGCCCGACGCCGACGTGATGATCGGCCTGTTCGCCGACGCCGTGCTCACCGAGGTGCCGGCCACCCCGGGCGCGCCGCTCGCCGACGTCGTCCGCGCGCACCACGACGACTGGCTCGCCTCGCTGCCGTACCAGCACACCGGCCTCCGCGGCTGCTACCGCGCGCTCGGCCGCGAGGAGCTGGCCACCTCGCTGTTCTCCTTCGAGGCCCCGCGCGAGGACGTCGCGCACCCGCTGGGCGGCAGCAGCACCTTCACCCTCGCCGCGACCGTCGACCGCAGCCACTACCCTTGGCCGTCACCGTGGTCGCCGGTCCGCCGGGCGAGCCGTGGCTCCTCGACGTCGAGTACGACGCCGCGCGGGTCGCCACCGCGACCGCCGACCGGGCCGCGGGCGTGCTCGCCGGGCTGCTCCGCGCGTTCGCCGACGACCCGGACCGGCCACTCGCCGAGGTCGACCCGCTCGACGACGCCGAGCGGGAGCGGATCCGCTCGGTCTCCGCGCCGGCCGCCGACCTCGAGGGCGGCACGCCGCCGCCCCTGCTCCCGGACGCCTACGCCGCGACCGTCGCCGCCCACCCGGGCCGCGTCGCGCTCGTCGTCGGGACCCGGAGCCTGACCTTCGCCGAGCTCGACGCCGAGGTCGGCGCCGCGGCTGCGGAGATCCACCGCACCGGCGGCCCGGGCCGGCAGGTGCTGGCGCTGTGCCTGCCGCGCGACGAGCGGATGGTCGTCGGCATCCTGGCCGGCCTCGTCGCGGGCACCGCCGTTCTCCCGATCGACCCGAAGGCGCCGGACGACCGGCGTGCGCAGCTGCTGGAGTCCGCCGGCGCGACGCTGCTGTGGGAGGAGGCCGGGCTGCAGTGCCTGGCCGACCCGCCCGCCGTACCCGCGTCGGAGGCGGAGGCCGCGCAGCGCCACCAGGTCGCCTCGATCGTCTTCACCTCCGGCTCGACCGGCGCGCCCAAGCCGGTCGCCGTCGGCCACGACGCCCTCGCCCACCTGCTGCACCGGCAGGCGCACGACCTCTACCCCGCGGCCGAAGGACCGCTACGGGTCGCGCACACGGCGTCCTTCCACTTCGACGCCCACTGGGACGCCTTCCTCGCGCTGCTCTGCGGCCACGAGCTGCACGTCCTCGACCAGGACACCTTCCTCGACGGGCACGCGCTGGCCGAGTACGTCGCCCGCCACCGGATCGACTACCTCGACTTCACCCCGACCGTGTGGAGCGCGCTGCTGGCCGGCGGTCTTGTCGACGAGGCGCCGCTGCCGCGCACCTGCGTCGTCGGCGGCGAGGCCTTCCCTCCCGCGCTCTGGACCCGGATGCGCGAGCTCGCGAAGCAGTCCGGCGCGCGGGTGGTCAACCTCTACGGGCCGACCGAGGCCTGCGTCGACACCCTCGCGGCCGAGGTCGCCGACCACGACGCGCCGGTCGTGGGCCGCGCGATCGGCGCGACGTCCGCGCTGGTGCTCGACGCACTGCTCCGGCCGGTCCCGGTCGGCACCTGGGGCGAGCTGTACCTCGCCGGACCCCAGCTGGCACTGGGCTATCTCGGCCAGTCCGGTCGGACCGCCGAGCGCTTCGTCGCCCGGCCGGACGGGGCGCCGGGCGAGCGGATGTACCGCACCGGCGACCTCGCGATGATCGACCCGGACTCCGGCGCGCTGCGTCTCGGCGGCCGTACCGACGACCAGATCTCGCTCCACGGCTACCGGATCGAGCCGGGCGAGATCGAGCGGGTGCTGCTCGCGCACGACGAGGTCGCCGAGGCCGCGGTCGTCGCCGTCGAGCACCCGCGGCTGGGCAAGCGACTGGTCGGGTACGTCGTGCCGACCGCCTCGGCAGCGCCTGACCTGACCGGCCTCCTGGCCACGCACTGCGCGGCCACGCTGGCGCGGCACCTGGTCCCCAGCCGGTTCGTCGCCCTCGACCGGCTGCCGCTCACCAGCAACGGCAAGCTCGACAAGCGGGCGCTGCCCCTGCCGCAGTGGGGGCCGAGCACTCCGGAGGTCGAGGAGCTCGCGCAGCAAGCGTCACGAGACCCCGGCGCCGATCCCGCCGCCCTCGTCGCGGTCCGCGAGAGCCTCGCGCGCGCCCTCGGCACCACCGCGGACGCGATCGGCGAGGACGACGACTTCTTCGCCCTCGGCGGCGACAGCATCGCCGCGATCCGGGTCAGCGGGCTGCTCCGCCGGGCCGGCTGGCAGGTCCGCGGCCAGCAGGTGCTCTCGCTGCGCACGCCGCTCGCCATCGCCGGCGCCGTCGTGCCGGTCGCGTCGGCCACCCCGAGCGACGGCCCGGGTGAGGGCCCGACGTCGGGCCCCGCGCTCACCAGCGCCCAGCAGGCCGCGCTCGCCAGTCATGTGGCCGAGGTCCGCGGGTGCGCGGTCGACGCCGTCCTCTGGCTGACGCCCACGCAGCAGGGCATCCTGCTCGACTCCGAGCTGGCGCTGGCCGCGGGCTCGGCCGACCCCTACCGCACCACCGCGACCCTGCGCATCGACGCCACCACCGCGCTGACGCGGGCCGACGTGCAGGCCGCGCTCGACGCCTGGCTGGTACGACACCCGAACCTGGCGATCGGCACCTGGCAGCACGACCTGCCGGAGCCGGTGGCCTTCGTCCCCTCCGAGCGCACCGTCCCGCTGGGCGTCGTCGCCGGCGGTCCCGACCGGGTCGCCGCCGCCGAGGCGGCCGAGCTGGCGCGCGACACCGACTTCGCCGCGGCGCGCCTGGTCGGGGCGACCTGGATCGACACGGGCGCCCCGACGTCGTACCTCGTCGTGTCGATGCACCACCTGCTCACCGACGGCTGGTCCCTGCCGATCCTCGCCGACGACCTCGCCGACCTGCTCGCGGCCGGCCCGCAGCAGCGGGCGGAGCTGGCGGTCGAGGTGCGGCCCGGCTTCGCCGAGCACCTGCGCTGGGTCGCGGGGCTGCGCGAGGAGCAGGACGCCGTCGCCGCGCTGTGGCGCACCGAGCTGGCCGGCCTGGTGCCGCTCCGGCTGCCGGAGCAGTCCGGCGTCGCGCCCGCCCTGCTGGTCGCCGGCCACGCCGACGCCGCCACCACCGCGCGCTGGCGGACCGTGCTCGCCGAGCGCGGGGTCACCTGGGCCGAGGCGGTCCAGGCGGCCTGGGCGCTGGCCTGGGGGGCGGCCACCGGCACCGACGACGTCTGCTTCGGCCTCACCGGCGCCGGGCGCTCCGAGGAGGTCGCCGGCGCGGCCGACATGGTCGGCCTCTTCATCACCACCCGGCCGGTCCGCCTCGCCACCGGCGCGGCGGGGCCGCCGCCGACACCCTGCTCACGAGTGTCCGTACGTCGGCCGAGCGCACCGACCGCGCCCAGCACCTCGGCCTCGGGCTCGCCCAGCGCAGCGCGGGCGGCCCCCTCTTCGACAGCCTGGTCGTGGTGGAGAACTACCCGCGCCCGGACGCCGACGACGACAGGCCCGTGGCCGTCGTACCGCTGTCGGGGCAGGACGGCACCGGCTATCCCGTCACCCTCACCGTGCAGCCGGGGGACCGCCTGGCGTGGGAGGTCGAGGGCCGCCACCCCGAGCTGACCACCGCGCTGCTCGCCGGTCTGGAGGAGGCCTTCGAGGTCGCGCTGGTCGCGCTGCTGGACGACGCGACCGTCCCGGCGCCGGAGTTCCTCTCCGCGCCGCGGCTGCCCGTCCGGCCGGCGCCGCTGGCCCCGCCGGCGGCCGCGACCGCGCCCGTCGAGCGCCCCGCGGACGCCGGGGCGGCGGACGCCCTCGACGCAGCGGCCCGCGCGGCCGCCCGGGTGCTCGGCGTCGACGAGCTCGCGCCGGACGCCGACTTCTTCGCCCACGGCGGCGACTCGATCGCCGCCATCGCCCTCGTCGGCGCGTTGCGTTCGGCCGGCCTGGTGGTCGGCGTGCGCGCGGTCTTCGAGGGACGTACGCCGGCCGGCATCGTCGCGCTCGCCACGACCGCCGCCCGCCCGGCGAGCGCCTCCGGACCGGGCGAGCTGCCGCTGACGCCCGCGCTGTCGTGGTTCGTGCAGCACGCCGAGCCCGCGCGGCGGCAGGGCTTCCAGCAGGTCCTGGTGCTCGCCGTTCCCGCCGACGTCACCGATCAGGCGTGGGCCGAGGCGCTCGACGCCCTGGCCGCCCGCCACGCGGGCCTGCGCCTCGCGCTCCGCGGCGACCGGGCCGAGGTGCTCGAGCACGTGCCCGGCACGGTGCTCGCCGGCGCCGGCGACGACCCGGTCGCGCTGACCCGCCGGCTGGCAGCCGGGATCGACCCCGAGCAGGGCGTCGTGCTCCGCGCCGGACTCGTCCGCAGCGAGGACGCCGAGGACACCGCCCAGCTGGTCCTCGTCGCGCACCACATCGCGGTGGACGCGGTCTCGTGGCGGATCCTCACCGACGACCTCCGCGCGCTGGTCGCGGGCGAGCGCCTTCCCGAGCCCGGCGGCATCCGGGACTGGGCGATGGCCCAGCACGCCGCCGCTCCCCGGCTCGCCGAGCGGATCGACCGCTGGGAGGCGGCGCTGCCCGCCGACGCGCTCGACCTGCGCACGGCTCCGTCGGCCCGGTTGGGCAGCGTCGGCGAGGCCGCCGAGGTCGCCGTCGAGCTGACCGCGGAGGAGACCGACCGCTTCCTCGCCCACACCGCCGCCGGCACGGCGCCGGACCACCTGCTCGTCGCCGCGCTGGCCGCGGCCGCCGGCCGGACCGTCGTCGTCGAGGCCGAGGGCCACGGCCGCGACCTCGAGCTCCCCGACGCAGCCGACCCCGCCGACACCGTGGGCTGGCTGACCGCCACCTGGCCGGTCCCGGTCACCCCCGCCGCCCACCCGGCCGGCACCTTCGCCGCGGCCGCCGCGGCGCTCGACGTCACCGACGGCCCGGAGTACGGCGTCCTGCGCCACCTGCTCCCCGAGGGCCGCGAGCGGCTGGGCGCCCGCGAGGACGCGCACCCGCCGCAGGTGCTGGTCAACTACCTCGGTCGCGAGGCCCTCGGCACCGGTCCGTGGCAGCCCAGCCTCGACAGCGCCGCCGTGGAGAGCGCGCTCGGCCTGCACGACGGGCTCCCGGCGTCCCACCCGCTCGAGCTCAACGCGTACGTCGCCGGCGACCGCCTCGTCGCCCGCTGGCAGGTCGCGTCCGGCGCTGCTCCTGCCGCCCGGGCGCTGGTCGACCGCTGGGCCGAGGAGCTGAGGCAGCTCCTCGCGTGCGGTCCCGACGAGCTCGCCGCCACCCGCACGCCGTACGACGCCGCGGGGATCGGTCCCGACGCGATCACGGCGCTGCTGGCCGAGCACCCCGAGGTCGCCGACGTGGAGGCGCTCTGGCCGCTCACACCGGTGCAGCGGGGCATGTGGTTCCACGCGGTCACCGACGAGGTGGACGGGTACACCAGCGCCGTCGCCCTCGACCTGCACGGCCCGCTCGACGCCGGCCGGCTGCGGCGCGCCCTCGACGCCGTCGTCGCCCGGCACCCGCAGCTCCGGCTCGGGGTGCTGCCCCTCGCCGACGGCGCACCCGTCGCGGTCTCCCGCCGCGACCTGCGCGCCGCCTGGCGCGCGACCGAGGAGCCGTCGCTCGACGACGCCCGGCGGCAGGAGCTGCTGACCGCCCACGAGCGCGAGCCCTTCGAGCTCACGGGTCCGCTGCTGCGCGCGCACCTCGTGCGGCTCGATGCCGAGCACCACCACCTGGTGCTCGCCAACCACCACCTGCTGCTCGACGGCTGGTCGGTGCCGCTGCTGGTCCGCGAGCTGCTGGAGACCTACGTCGCCGACACTGCGCCGAGTGCCGTCCCCGACCCGCGGCGCACCGGCCTCGCCCGGCTCGCCGCCTGGCAGCAGGCCCACCCGGCCGACGCCGAGGCCTGGCGGGACCGGCTGTCCGGTGCCGCGCCGACCCTGCTCGCCGGCCCCGAGGCGGAGCCCGCCGACGCGGCCGTCGTACGCCCGCTCGACGAGGGCTGGCAGGCGGTCGAGCAGGCCGCCCGCGCCGCCGACGTCACCGTCTCCACGCTGGTCACCACCGCCTGGACGGTCGTCCTCGGCGCTCTCACCGGTCACGACGACGTGGTCACCGGCACCGTCGTGGCCGGCCGCCCCGGCGACCTGCCCGGCGCCGACGAGCTACTCGGCATGTTCGTCACCACGCTGCCGGTGCGGGCCCGCTGGGACGCCGCCACGACCGGCGCCGCGCTGCTCGCGCAGGCCGGCGCCGACGCCATCGGCCGGCTCGACGCCGGCCCGGTCGCGCTCGGCGACCTGCACCGCGTGGCCGGCGTGCCGACGCTCTTCGACAGCCTGGTCGTGGTCGAGAACTACCCCCACGACCCCGACGACCAGCCGGCCTCCGCGGCCGGCCTGAGCGTCGGCGCGATCGAGGGCGTGGACGCCACGCACTACCCGCTGTCGCTGACGATGGAGCCCGGCGAGTCCCTCCGGCTGGAGTACGCCGCCGGGGTGCTCGGCGAGCACGCGCCGGCCGTGCTCGACGCGGTCGTCGAGGCCGCCACCGTGCTGGTCACCGAGCTGGACCGCCCGGTCGCCGAGCTCGCCGCCGCGCTGCGCGACCGCCTCGCCCCGGTCGTCGCCACGCTGCCCGCGGCGACGGCGACCGGGCCCGCCGCGGACGGCGCCGTCGACCCGGAGCGGCTCACCGACGTACGCACCGCCTTCGCCACCGCCCTCGGTCTGGCCGACGTCGCGCCCGACGACGACTTCTTCGCCCTCGGCGGCGACAGCATCGTCGCCATGCGCGTGGTCTCGGCCCTGCGCGAGCACGGCCTCGTGGTCCGGCCGAAGGCGCTCTTCTCCGCGCCCACCCCGGTCGGTCTCGCCGCCCTCGTCACCACCGTCACGCCGGCCGAACCCGAGCCCGCCCCCGCTCCCGCGGCGCCGGGCTCGCTGCTCGACTTCGACCCCACGTCCGCCCTCGAGGACCTGCTGAGGAACCCCTGATGAACGACCTGATCGCCGACGTCTGGCCGCTCGCGCCGCTCCAGTCCGGCCTGCTCTTCCACGCCGTGGGGGACGAGTCCGCGCTCGACGTCTACACGATGCAGTCGACGTACGCCTTCCCCGGCG harbors:
- a CDS encoding acyl carrier protein, with the protein product MENYPRPDADDDRPVAVVPLSGQDGTGYPVTLTVQPGDRLAWEVEGRHPELTTALLAGLEEAFEVALVALLDDATVPAPEFLSAPRLPVRPAPLAPPAAATAPVERPADAGAADALDAAARAAARVLGVDELAPDADFFAHGGDSIAAIALVGALRSAGLVVGVRAVFEGRTPAGIVALATTAARPASASGPGELPLTPALSWFVQHAEPARRQGFQQVLVLAVPADVTDQAWAEALDALAARHAGLRLALRGDRAEVLEHVPGTVLAGAGDDPVALTRRLAAGIDPEQGVVLRAGLVRSEDAEDTAQLVLVAHHIAVDAVSWRILTDDLRALVAGERLPEPGGIRDWAMAQHAAAPRLAERIDRWEAALPADALDLRTAPSARLGSVGEAAEVAVELTAEETDRFLAHTAAGTAPDHLLVAALAAAAGRTVVVEAEGHGRDLELPDAADPADTVGWLTATWPVPVTPAAHPAGTFAAAAAALDVTDGPEYGVLRHLLPEGRERLGAREDAHPPQVLVNYLGREALGTGPWQPSLDSAAVESALGLHDGLPASHPLELNAYVAGDRLVARWQVASGAAPAARALVDRWAEELRQLLACGPDELAATRTPYDAAGIGPDAITALLAEHPEVADVEALWPLTPVQRGMWFHAVTDEVDGYTSAVALDLHGPLDAGRLRRALDAVVARHPQLRLGVLPLADGAPVAVSRRDLRAAWRATEEPSLDDARRQELLTAHEREPFELTGPLLRAHLVRLDAEHHHLVLANHHLLLDGWSVPLLVRELLETYVADTAPSAVPDPRRTGLARLAAWQQAHPADAEAWRDRLSGAAPTLLAGPEAEPADAAVVRPLDEGWQAVEQAARAADVTVSTLVTTAWTVVLGALTGHDDVVTGTVVAGRPGDLPGADELLGMFVTTLPVRARWDAATTGAALLAQAGADAIGRLDAGPVALGDLHRVAGVPTLFDSLVVVENYPHDPDDQPASAAGLSVGAIEGVDATHYPLSLTMEPGESLRLEYAAGVLGEHAPAVLDAVVEAATVLVTELDRPVAELAAALRDRLAPVVATLPAATATGPAADGAVDPERLTDVRTAFATALGLADVAPDDDFFALGGDSIVAMRVVSALREHGLVVRPKALFSAPTPVGLAALVTTVTPAEPEPAPAPAAPGSLLDFDPTSALEDLLRNP